In Streptacidiphilus sp. P02-A3a, the DNA window CCCGGAGCGCGCTCCGCCGAGGACCAGGGTGCGCCCGGGCGCGGTCGGCCGCGCGCGCGGGCCGGACTCGCGCGGGCCGAACTCCAGGCCGACGCGCCAACCGCCGGGCCGGGACCGCTCTGTGAAGATCCGCATGGTTGCACTTACCACGTCAAGGAAATATAAAGGTCAGATTTTTCGATTTGTTATGCTCTTGGGATCTTATGGGTTCACAGCAGTGACTCGGGATTGGGGAAGCCAGATGAACGCCGTCGCCCGCCAGCGCCTGATCAACGCCCGCAGGATCGCCGAGGCCGAGGTCGGTGCCGCGCCCGAGGCGGCCGTCGTCGAGCCGCTTCCCGACCGCTCGGCGCCGCGTCCGCTCGCGGTCACCGCCCAGGACCGGGCCGACGCGGTCTCCGGCAGCCCGGTGGCGATCGACCTGCTCGCCCCCAGCGCCGGGAGCCGGGCCGTGGTCGCCCTCGCCGGGCCGCCGGCGCACGGCCGGGTGGTCCTCGGCGACGACTCGACCGCCGTCTACACCTCCGCCCCCGGCTACACCGGCACCGATGTCTTCGGCTACCGGCTGGTCGACGCCTGCGGCCGGGTGTTCCGGGTGACGGTCACCGTCTCGGTCGCCCCGCAGGCCGAACCGGCGTCCGGCCGCGCCGTACTGGCGTACGCCGCCTAGCGTCCTGGGTAGTCTCGCCGGGACA includes these proteins:
- a CDS encoding Ig-like domain-containing protein, whose product is MNAVARQRLINARRIAEAEVGAAPEAAVVEPLPDRSAPRPLAVTAQDRADAVSGSPVAIDLLAPSAGSRAVVALAGPPAHGRVVLGDDSTAVYTSAPGYTGTDVFGYRLVDACGRVFRVTVTVSVAPQAEPASGRAVLAYAA